From the Bacteroidales bacterium genome, one window contains:
- a CDS encoding RNA polymerase sigma-70 factor produces MRKSTDDSSLFRKIRKGDERAFELLFYRYYPRLLAFAREIVQSEDIANDMLQDVYLKLWEKRKELRDISVKNLLYTMVRNQCLNYLRHQRVINNKKVSISEMNQIEELYNIDFQSKTSDLLLAQQLEEEIQYLMNKLPKKSREVFRLSRLKGLKNKEIAEELNVSEKNVEKHISKSLQLFRKHFQI; encoded by the coding sequence ATGCGAAAATCTACCGATGATTCATCCTTATTCAGGAAAATAAGAAAAGGAGATGAAAGGGCGTTTGAACTCCTTTTTTACCGTTATTATCCCCGGCTACTTGCTTTTGCCAGAGAGATTGTTCAAAGCGAGGATATTGCCAATGATATGCTTCAGGATGTATATCTCAAATTATGGGAAAAGAGAAAGGAGCTCCGCGATATATCTGTTAAAAACCTGCTTTATACCATGGTTCGGAATCAGTGTCTGAATTATCTCCGTCACCAAAGGGTAATTAATAATAAAAAGGTGTCAATATCTGAGATGAATCAAATAGAAGAACTGTATAATATTGATTTTCAGTCAAAAACATCAGATTTGCTGCTTGCGCAACAATTGGAAGAAGAAATTCAATACCTGATGAACAAACTTCCCAAAAAGTCAAGAGAAGTATTTAGACTAAGCCGGCTTAAGGGTTTGAAAAATAAAGAAATAGCTGAAGAATTGAATGTTTCTGAAAAGAATGTAGAAAAACACATTTCCAAATCCCTCCAACTTTTTCGGAAACACTTTCAGATCTAG
- a CDS encoding DUF4974 domain-containing protein, whose amino-acid sequence MKEELKYKELIVRYLNGKASPQEKGELLQWLKESPKHMDFFARVKKDWDPFLNAEDFVDDAYQEFQSKKYLRRNLNEAFERRSGVKKRFIYPVLKVAAVLLIGLFVGFWIYEYDSTAPEKQTAQTVITSPRGQKSRLILPDSTSVWLNSESTIRYASDFLNNREVRLEGEAFFNVRKSRKSVFSVQTDDYRINVKGTEFNVMAYEDFDRTETTVVNGNIEVSRKGQSVGVKAKEKVVYEDGKLEKEQANVLAATSWKDDIFYFDQVPFKELVKRLERWYDVNITLKGEDLSDIEYSGVFRNEETVWQVLDVVQMTTPIEYKRNQFREIVITNKSN is encoded by the coding sequence ATGAAAGAAGAGTTAAAATATAAAGAATTGATTGTCAGATACCTAAATGGCAAAGCTTCCCCGCAGGAAAAGGGTGAACTGCTTCAATGGTTGAAAGAAAGTCCGAAACACATGGACTTTTTTGCAAGAGTTAAGAAGGATTGGGACCCGTTTTTGAATGCAGAGGATTTTGTTGATGATGCTTATCAGGAGTTTCAATCCAAAAAATACTTACGCCGGAATCTTAATGAAGCATTTGAAAGAAGATCGGGTGTCAAAAAACGCTTTATATATCCTGTACTTAAGGTGGCTGCTGTACTTTTGATTGGTCTTTTTGTAGGTTTTTGGATTTATGAGTATGATTCAACTGCTCCTGAAAAACAAACAGCTCAAACTGTAATTACCAGTCCAAGAGGTCAGAAATCCAGGCTTATTCTGCCGGATAGCACCAGCGTTTGGTTAAATTCAGAATCTACCATTCGTTATGCTTCTGATTTTTTAAATAACAGGGAAGTCAGGCTGGAGGGGGAGGCCTTTTTTAATGTGCGTAAGAGTAGAAAATCAGTATTTAGCGTACAAACAGATGATTATAGAATTAATGTAAAAGGAACGGAATTCAATGTAATGGCATATGAAGATTTTGACCGTACGGAAACCACGGTTGTTAATGGTAATATAGAGGTTTCCAGGAAAGGGCAGAGCGTCGGAGTGAAGGCAAAGGAAAAAGTGGTTTATGAAGACGGCAAACTTGAAAAGGAACAGGCTAATGTATTGGCGGCCACTTCATGGAAGGATGATATTTTTTACTTCGATCAGGTTCCGTTTAAGGAGCTGGTGAAGCGTTTAGAAAGGTGGTATGATGTGAATATAACGTTGAAAGGAGAGGATTTGAGTGATATTGAATATTCGGGTGTATTCAGAAATGAGGAAACCGTTTGGCAGGTGCTTGATGTTGTCCAAATGACTACCCCTATTGAATACAAAAGAAATCAATTCAGAGAAATCGTTATAACCAATAAGTCGAACTAA